A window of the Polaribacter sp. HaHaR_3_91 genome harbors these coding sequences:
- a CDS encoding N-acetylmuramoyl-L-alanine amidase has protein sequence MKKIIFLFVLMSSYFCFADCTQPDFCGRACWDTNGTRPAQTSPSYTTPTHIIVHHTGDGIVFPANTNYAEKIRYYWDLHVNTNGWSDLGYNWLIDRNGVIYEGRGNGVAGAHFSGHNAGTMGVCMIGDFTLESPSAKALTSLKNIISWEATDKNIDVAGASYHASSGLNLNNVSGHKDGGATACPGTDLYNLLPSIRTSISAFSCYTDTTPAPGLDCSSAIELSNGVTYSGSSSTAGSKVSTFGCNSWTETGPERVHKITPTADGTITVSLSNFSGDLDVYILGSCDPSDCLGAVSSSSATFENGIAGQTYYLVVDADDGSGGAYDIVATYSEAVIAEDVTISNGLVNITSVNAGETIDVSATQNYSGSQLAADLPTIHLGYYLSTDCNLSSNDVLLGESSSNLGSDNASQNESKTLTIPNNTSDGTYFILFSADNKGGLTESDETNNVSCIQITINSTEESADIKVINTTVSPLVVNAGNNINVTATQSYSGAQLSTNLPSFSLGYYLSTDCDLSENDVLLGESSSNLGSDSTSQNESETLTIPSNTAAGTYFILFSADNEGKLTESDEVNNTNCIQIKVDAALANVDYQFKNQLSVFPNPTSDIINIKANINLVINKLYIYNLNGRLIKESTSDLNKINISEFSKGIYLLKVVGNEDETAVFRIIKK, from the coding sequence ATGAAAAAAATAATATTCTTATTCGTTCTTATGTCATCGTATTTTTGTTTTGCAGATTGTACGCAACCCGACTTTTGCGGAAGAGCTTGTTGGGATACAAATGGTACGCGTCCTGCTCAAACAAGTCCAAGTTACACAACCCCTACTCATATTATAGTGCACCATACCGGAGATGGAATTGTTTTTCCAGCGAATACTAATTACGCAGAAAAAATCAGGTATTATTGGGATTTACATGTAAACACCAACGGATGGTCTGACCTTGGATACAATTGGTTAATCGATAGAAATGGTGTTATTTATGAAGGAAGAGGAAATGGTGTTGCTGGAGCACATTTTAGTGGGCATAATGCAGGGACAATGGGTGTTTGTATGATTGGTGATTTTACTTTAGAATCTCCTTCTGCAAAAGCTTTAACTTCTTTAAAGAATATAATATCTTGGGAGGCAACAGATAAAAATATAGATGTCGCAGGTGCTAGTTATCATGCATCATCGGGTCTTAACTTAAACAATGTTTCAGGTCATAAAGATGGTGGAGCAACCGCTTGTCCTGGTACAGATCTTTATAATTTATTACCAAGTATTAGAACTTCTATAAGTGCGTTTTCATGTTATACAGATACAACTCCAGCACCAGGTTTAGATTGCTCAAGTGCAATAGAACTAAGTAATGGTGTTACTTATTCAGGAAGTAGCTCTACGGCTGGTTCAAAAGTTTCTACTTTCGGGTGCAACTCTTGGACAGAAACAGGTCCGGAAAGAGTTCATAAAATAACACCTACGGCAGACGGTACAATAACAGTTAGTTTATCTAATTTTTCAGGAGATTTAGATGTTTATATTTTAGGAAGTTGCGATCCTTCAGATTGTTTAGGAGCCGTAAGTTCGTCATCAGCAACCTTTGAAAATGGTATTGCAGGGCAAACGTATTATTTAGTTGTAGATGCAGATGATGGTAGTGGAGGTGCGTACGATATTGTAGCAACATATTCAGAAGCAGTAATTGCTGAAGATGTAACAATTTCAAATGGACTTGTAAATATAACAAGCGTAAATGCAGGTGAAACTATAGATGTTTCAGCTACACAAAATTATTCAGGTTCTCAACTCGCTGCAGATTTACCAACTATTCATCTTGGTTATTATTTATCTACAGACTGTAATTTGAGTTCAAATGATGTTTTACTTGGAGAAAGTAGTTCTAATTTAGGTAGTGATAATGCATCTCAAAATGAGAGTAAAACGCTTACCATTCCTAATAATACTTCTGATGGAACTTATTTTATCCTCTTTTCCGCAGATAATAAAGGTGGATTAACCGAAAGTGATGAAACTAATAATGTAAGTTGCATACAAATTACAATAAATAGTACTGAAGAGTCAGCAGATATAAAGGTGATAAATACAACTGTAAGTCCATTAGTTGTAAATGCAGGAAATAACATTAATGTTACTGCTACACAAAGTTATTCAGGGGCTCAATTGTCTACTAATTTACCAAGTTTTAGTCTTGGTTATTACTTGTCTACGGATTGTGATTTGAGTGAGAATGATGTTTTACTTGGAGAGAGTAGTTCTAATCTTGGTAGTGATAGTACTTCTCAAAACGAGAGTGAAACTCTTACTATTCCTAGTAATACCGCTGCTGGAACTTATTTTATCCTATTTTCTGCTGATAATGAAGGTAAATTAACCGAAAGTGATGAGGTTAATAATACCAATTGTATTCAGATTAAGGTAGACGCAGCTTTGGCAAATGTAGATTATCAATTTAAAAATCAATTAAGTGTTTTTCCAAATCCTACATCAGACATTATAAATATAAAGGCAAATATCAATTTGGTTATTAATAAACTTTATATCTATAATTTAAATGGACGTTTAATAAAAGAAAGTACATCTGATTTGAATAAAATTAATATTTCAGAATTTTCTAAAGGAATCTATTTATTAAAAGTGGTGGGTAATGAAGATGAAACAGCCGTTTTTAGAATTATTAAAAAGTAA
- a CDS encoding exo-beta-N-acetylmuramidase NamZ domain-containing protein, which produces MKNLIILLSLVLVSCNAKPNKEKQTEKASMIAVKEDVKIIVAANQTAEYLDLLKGKKVGIVANQTSVIFKGDTNVHLVDSLVSLDVEITKVFAPEHGFRGKADAGEHVEDGIDAKTGLPIISLYGANRKPSHEHLKGLDVILFDIQDVGVRFYTYISTLHNVMEVCAELNIPLIVLDRPNPNGHYIDGPMLEEEAKSFVGMHPVPTVYGMTIGEYGKMINGEKWLENGIQCNLTVIPLKNYTHNSEYDLPILPSPNLPNAKSINLYPSLCFFEGTNVSAGRGTEMQFQIFGSPFLAKESFDFSFTPQPNFGAKHPKHEGEVCFGTDLRTHKKLSSLNLEWLIESYAKTADKEKFFNKFFLKLAGTKELQEQIEAGLSFEEIQLSWQNDLTFFKEVRKMYVLY; this is translated from the coding sequence ATGAAAAATTTAATTATACTATTATCTCTTGTTTTAGTTTCCTGCAATGCTAAGCCTAACAAAGAAAAGCAAACAGAAAAAGCTAGCATGATAGCAGTAAAAGAAGATGTTAAAATTATTGTTGCTGCCAATCAAACAGCAGAGTACTTAGATTTATTGAAAGGTAAAAAAGTAGGTATTGTTGCCAACCAAACAAGTGTTATTTTTAAAGGTGATACAAATGTACATTTGGTAGATTCTTTAGTTTCTTTAGATGTGGAGATTACTAAAGTTTTTGCTCCAGAACATGGTTTTAGAGGAAAGGCAGATGCAGGTGAACATGTAGAAGATGGTATTGATGCTAAAACAGGCTTACCAATTATCTCATTATATGGAGCAAACAGAAAACCATCTCATGAGCATTTAAAAGGTTTGGATGTAATACTATTTGATATTCAGGATGTTGGAGTCCGTTTTTACACGTACATCTCTACTTTACATAATGTTATGGAGGTTTGTGCAGAATTAAATATTCCACTTATAGTACTAGATAGACCAAATCCTAATGGGCATTATATTGATGGTCCTATGTTAGAAGAAGAAGCAAAAAGTTTTGTTGGGATGCACCCAGTTCCTACAGTTTATGGAATGACAATTGGAGAATATGGAAAAATGATTAATGGTGAAAAATGGTTGGAAAACGGAATTCAATGTAATCTAACAGTAATTCCTTTAAAGAATTACACACATAATTCTGAGTATGATTTACCAATACTGCCTTCACCAAACTTACCAAATGCAAAATCTATTAATTTGTATCCTAGTTTGTGTTTTTTTGAAGGGACAAATGTTAGTGCAGGTAGAGGTACAGAAATGCAATTTCAAATTTTCGGCTCGCCTTTTTTAGCAAAAGAATCTTTTGACTTTAGTTTTACGCCACAACCTAATTTTGGGGCAAAACATCCAAAGCATGAAGGAGAAGTTTGTTTTGGTACAGATTTGCGGACTCATAAAAAATTAAGCAGTTTAAATTTAGAATGGCTTATAGAATCTTATGCGAAAACAGCTGATAAAGAAAAGTTTTTTAATAAATTCTTTTTAAAATTAGCGGGAACAAAAGAATTACAAGAGCAAATTGAAGCAGGTTTGTCATTCGAAGAAATACAATTAAGTTGGCAAAATGACTTAACTTTTTTTAAGGAAGTTAGAAAAATGTACGTATTATATTAA
- a CDS encoding acyltransferase family protein, whose protein sequence is MEKKERLIALDVLRGITIASMILVNTPGSWSYVYWPLLHAKWNGFTPTDAVFPFFLFIVGVSIHFAFKNFRENEHKRALKKIVKRTLIIFAIGLFLNLFPKFNFETVRYFGVLQRIAIAYGIGATLCLFFNKRNLIYITVFILLGYWAILYFFIPENPFGPQTNLVGKIDLYLFGSDHIWKGLGFPFDPEGLLSTLPSIATVLIGSLTGNFLSKRSENRTKIVTLLSYGIGLVLLGYIWGFVFPINKSLWSSTFVCFSAGWAMLLLAFLIWVIDEKKYTAWSKPFIHFGTNPLFIFVFSGLFAKTIIYLIKITNSQGEAISAKQYLYQDIFVPIAGNMNGSLLFAVAHIVFFWCLVYLLYRNKIFIKI, encoded by the coding sequence ATGGAAAAAAAAGAAAGATTAATAGCGTTAGATGTTCTAAGAGGCATTACAATTGCCTCTATGATTTTGGTGAATACACCCGGTAGTTGGTCTTATGTATATTGGCCATTGTTACATGCAAAATGGAATGGTTTTACACCAACAGATGCTGTTTTTCCTTTTTTTTTATTTATTGTAGGGGTTTCCATACATTTTGCTTTTAAAAACTTTAGAGAAAATGAGCATAAAAGAGCACTCAAAAAGATTGTTAAAAGAACTTTAATAATTTTTGCTATCGGATTGTTTTTAAATTTATTTCCGAAATTTAATTTTGAAACAGTTCGGTATTTTGGAGTATTACAAAGAATAGCAATTGCCTACGGTATAGGTGCTACTCTTTGTTTGTTCTTCAATAAAAGAAATCTAATTTATATAACAGTATTTATTTTACTCGGATATTGGGCTATTTTATATTTCTTTATTCCCGAAAATCCTTTTGGTCCACAAACCAATTTAGTAGGTAAAATAGATTTGTATTTATTTGGATCAGATCATATATGGAAAGGGCTAGGTTTTCCTTTTGATCCAGAAGGATTACTATCTACGTTACCATCAATTGCAACAGTACTTATTGGGAGTTTAACGGGTAATTTTTTAAGTAAACGATCTGAGAATAGAACTAAAATAGTTACACTTTTAAGTTACGGAATTGGGCTTGTTCTACTCGGTTACATTTGGGGTTTTGTGTTTCCTATTAATAAATCGCTTTGGTCAAGTACGTTTGTTTGTTTTTCCGCAGGATGGGCAATGCTATTATTGGCATTTTTAATATGGGTTATCGACGAAAAAAAATACACAGCATGGTCTAAACCATTTATCCATTTTGGTACAAATCCTTTATTCATTTTTGTGTTTTCTGGTTTGTTTGCAAAAACGATCATTTATTTAATAAAAATCACCAATTCACAAGGAGAAGCTATATCAGCAAAACAATATTTATATCAAGATATATTTGTCCCTATTGCCGGAAATATGAATGGGTCACTTCTTTTTGCAGTTGCTCATATTGTCTTTTTCTGGTGTTTAGTGTATTTATTGTACAGAAATAAAATATTTATAAAAATTTAA
- the murQ gene encoding N-acetylmuramic acid 6-phosphate etherase codes for MTNKLTTEQASDYNNLEQMSTTELLTNMNTEDKLVPLAIEKAIPSIHKLVDVIHKKMRNGGRLFYIGAGTSGRLGVLDASECPPTYGVSDNWVIGIIAGGDIALRKAVENAEDDTELAWKTLQEHDISDKDVLIGIAASGTTPYVIGGMQKAKEQNVVTGCITCNEGSPVALEADYPIELVVGPEFVTGSTRMKAGTAQKLALNMISTTVMIKLGRVKGNKMVDMQLSNKKLVSRGVKMVMDELNIDTELASKLLKQHKSVRKSIEAYKEVVK; via the coding sequence ATGACGAATAAATTAACTACAGAGCAAGCATCAGATTATAATAATTTAGAGCAGATGAGTACCACAGAGTTACTCACAAATATGAATACAGAGGATAAATTGGTTCCTTTGGCAATTGAAAAAGCAATTCCATCTATACATAAACTTGTAGATGTGATTCATAAAAAAATGAGAAACGGTGGACGTCTGTTTTATATTGGAGCAGGAACAAGCGGAAGGTTGGGAGTTTTAGATGCATCAGAATGCCCACCAACGTATGGCGTTTCTGATAATTGGGTAATCGGAATTATTGCCGGTGGAGATATTGCACTTAGAAAAGCAGTAGAAAATGCCGAAGATGATACTGAATTAGCTTGGAAAACTTTACAAGAACATGATATTTCAGATAAAGATGTTTTAATAGGAATTGCAGCATCTGGTACTACACCTTACGTAATAGGAGGTATGCAAAAAGCAAAAGAGCAGAACGTCGTTACGGGGTGTATTACGTGTAATGAAGGTTCTCCTGTTGCGTTAGAAGCAGATTATCCTATAGAATTAGTAGTTGGGCCAGAATTTGTAACAGGAAGCACAAGAATGAAAGCAGGAACTGCTCAGAAATTGGCTTTAAATATGATTTCTACAACGGTTATGATAAAACTAGGCAGAGTAAAAGGAAACAAAATGGTAGACATGCAGCTTTCTAATAAAAAACTAGTTTCTAGAGGTGTAAAAATGGTGATGGATGAATTAAATATTGATACAGAATTAGCAAGTAAGTTATTGAAACAACATAAAAGTGTTCGGAAATCTATAGAAGCATATAAAGAAGTGGTGAAATAG
- a CDS encoding sodium:solute symporter has protein sequence MNSTIILLIIISYFGVLMLISHFASKNTSDDSFYTGDRKSPWQVVAFGMIGAVMSGVTFVSIPGMVSNNYFYYLQFVFGNVVGYIFITYVLIPIYYNLQLVSIYSYLETRFGPRTYKTGSLFFLISQSFGAALRLLLAAKILQYAVFDALNIPFFLTVIIILILIWMYTNKSGIKTIVWTDTLQTFFLLLAAVVSIYIIKDSLNLSFSETITSVTNHKYFKVFNWDFNSGSNFFKQFISGILIAVAMVGLDQNMMQKTLTCKSKKEAQRNILTFSLFLALAQFLFLGLGVMLYLYAEKFGIQLEIENGQFIHTDNLFPMLSLGSFGTVAAISFILGITAASFSSVDSSLTALTTSFTHDFLDITHKNSKEKKRLKNYVLLAFSIVIFIIIMLFSGSKGDVITTIFKVAGYTYGPLLGLYLLGIFTKIKIKDTAVPYVCVLMPLLTYYINYIVKVKFSFDLGFMNILLNACLTILCLILIRNKNDE, from the coding sequence ATGAATTCAACCATAATTTTATTAATCATTATCTCTTATTTTGGAGTATTAATGTTAATATCTCACTTTGCTTCAAAAAATACAAGTGATGATTCTTTTTACACCGGAGATAGAAAATCTCCATGGCAAGTAGTTGCTTTTGGAATGATTGGAGCTGTAATGTCTGGTGTTACATTTGTCTCTATTCCAGGAATGGTAAGTAATAATTATTTCTATTATTTACAATTTGTTTTTGGTAATGTAGTCGGATATATTTTTATCACGTATGTGTTAATTCCTATTTATTACAATTTACAACTCGTTTCTATTTATAGTTATTTAGAAACAAGATTTGGTCCTAGAACCTATAAAACAGGTTCCTTATTTTTTCTGATATCTCAATCGTTTGGTGCTGCTTTAAGATTATTGTTAGCAGCAAAAATTTTACAATATGCCGTATTTGATGCGTTGAATATTCCGTTTTTCTTAACGGTAATTATCATATTGATTTTAATATGGATGTACACAAACAAATCTGGTATTAAAACAATTGTTTGGACAGATACGCTTCAAACATTTTTTCTATTATTGGCAGCAGTTGTATCGATATATATCATTAAAGATTCTTTAAACTTAAGTTTTTCAGAAACCATAACATCTGTTACAAACCATAAATATTTTAAGGTTTTTAATTGGGATTTTAATTCTGGTAGCAATTTCTTTAAGCAGTTTATTTCAGGGATTTTAATTGCAGTTGCCATGGTTGGTTTAGATCAAAATATGATGCAGAAAACATTAACCTGTAAAAGCAAAAAAGAAGCACAGCGTAACATTCTTACCTTTAGTTTATTCTTGGCTTTAGCACAATTTCTATTTTTAGGTTTAGGAGTGATGTTGTATTTATATGCAGAAAAATTCGGAATTCAATTAGAAATAGAAAACGGTCAATTTATTCATACCGATAACTTATTTCCAATGCTTTCTTTGGGGAGTTTTGGTACAGTAGCAGCAATCAGTTTTATTTTAGGAATTACGGCTGCTTCATTTTCTAGTGTAGATTCATCATTAACGGCGTTAACTACATCCTTTACACATGATTTTTTAGATATTACTCATAAAAATTCAAAAGAAAAAAAACGTCTTAAAAATTATGTTTTACTTGCTTTCTCTATTGTAATCTTCATTATTATAATGTTATTCTCAGGAAGTAAGGGAGACGTAATTACAACAATTTTTAAAGTAGCAGGATATACCTACGGTCCGTTATTAGGGCTTTACCTTTTGGGTATTTTCACTAAAATAAAAATAAAAGATACGGCTGTACCTTATGTCTGTGTTTTAATGCCATTACTTACTTATTACATAAATTACATAGTTAAAGTTAAGTTTTCATTTGATTTAGGTTTTATGAACATTTTATTAAATGCATGCCTTACTATACTATGTTTAATCCTTATACGAAACAAAAATGACGAATAA
- a CDS encoding glycoside hydrolase family 3 protein, whose protein sequence is MKKLITTLLVLLFVVSSCDKKQAVNKSSEDTERTKWVDSIYNKMTLKEKVGQLFMIAAYSNKDQKHTDSLNKLIKEYAIGGLVFFQGGPVRQAKQTNLYQATSKVPLLIAMDAEWGLNMRLDSTVRFPYNMTLGAVQDNGLVMKVGEKIGEHCSRLGVHINFAPVVDINTNSKNPIIGVRSFSEDKYNVTEKALAYTEGMQSQNVLACAKHFPGHGDTDKDSHKTLPTVTLSKERIDSVEMYPYKKLFKNNMAGVMVGHLNVPSLEKNDGLPSSLSHEIVTNILKERLQFKGLIFTDALEMKGVSTFKEPGDVDLAAFKAGNDVLLMGEDVSKGISKIIEAYNNKEVTEERLAHSVKKILASKFDVDLNNFKPIEIENLISDLNDETNDVLNEAVFIDAITALKNNEILPIKKDGNEKIAFVGLGDGNSASFLNALKSHLKVDDFSDLKQPELLKKLKTYDKVIVSYHRLNSRLTKKISDEDKLKIEEIAKSNKVVLDVFASQYSLENLDFENIEAAIISYENTDIAQSVSAEIIIGNKDTKGKLSASLNDEFIAGVGIEILK, encoded by the coding sequence ATGAAAAAATTAATTACTACACTCTTAGTCTTATTATTCGTTGTTTCAAGTTGCGATAAAAAACAAGCGGTAAACAAATCATCAGAAGATACAGAACGAACAAAATGGGTAGATAGCATCTATAATAAAATGACTTTAAAAGAAAAAGTTGGGCAATTGTTTATGATTGCAGCCTATTCTAATAAAGATCAAAAACATACGGATTCTCTTAATAAATTAATTAAAGAATACGCCATTGGTGGATTGGTGTTTTTTCAGGGAGGACCAGTAAGACAGGCAAAGCAAACAAACTTATATCAAGCTACATCTAAAGTACCTTTGTTAATTGCAATGGATGCAGAATGGGGGTTAAATATGCGTTTAGATAGCACTGTAAGATTTCCATATAACATGACGTTAGGTGCTGTGCAAGACAATGGTTTGGTGATGAAGGTTGGTGAGAAAATAGGCGAGCATTGCAGTCGTTTAGGCGTTCATATAAATTTTGCTCCTGTGGTAGATATCAATACAAATTCTAAAAATCCAATAATTGGTGTGCGTTCTTTTTCTGAAGATAAATATAACGTAACGGAGAAAGCATTGGCTTATACAGAAGGGATGCAGAGTCAGAATGTATTGGCGTGTGCAAAACATTTTCCGGGACATGGAGATACCGATAAAGATTCTCATAAAACGCTTCCAACTGTTACACTTTCTAAAGAAAGAATAGATTCAGTAGAAATGTATCCGTATAAAAAATTATTCAAAAACAATATGGCTGGTGTAATGGTTGGTCACTTAAATGTACCGAGTTTAGAAAAAAACGACGGTCTACCTTCTTCTTTATCTCATGAAATTGTAACTAATATTTTAAAGGAAAGACTTCAGTTTAAAGGGTTAATATTTACAGATGCATTAGAGATGAAAGGAGTATCTACTTTTAAAGAACCAGGTGATGTAGATTTAGCGGCATTTAAAGCAGGGAATGATGTTTTATTAATGGGAGAAGATGTTTCTAAAGGAATTTCAAAAATTATAGAAGCCTATAATAATAAGGAGGTAACTGAAGAAAGATTAGCACATTCTGTAAAGAAAATTCTAGCATCAAAATTTGATGTTGATTTAAATAATTTTAAACCTATTGAAATAGAAAATCTTATTAGCGATTTAAACGATGAAACAAATGATGTTTTAAACGAAGCTGTTTTTATAGATGCCATTACTGCTTTAAAGAATAATGAAATTCTTCCTATTAAAAAGGATGGAAATGAAAAAATAGCATTTGTAGGTTTAGGTGATGGAAATTCTGCTTCTTTTTTAAATGCTTTAAAATCACACTTAAAAGTTGATGATTTTTCTGATTTAAAACAACCAGAATTGCTTAAAAAACTTAAAACCTATGATAAAGTAATCGTTAGTTACCATCGATTGAATAGTAGATTAACTAAAAAAATATCTGATGAGGATAAATTAAAAATAGAAGAAATAGCAAAAAGTAACAAGGTTGTTTTAGATGTATTTGCAAGTCAATATAGTTTAGAGAATTTAGACTTCGAAAATATAGAAGCAGCTATTATTTCTTATGAAAATACGGATATAGCTCAAAGTGTATCTGCCGAAATAATTATAGGGAATAAGGATACAAAAGGAAAATTATCAGCATCGCTAAATGATGAGTTTATTGCTGGTGTAGGAATTGAAATTTTAAAATAA
- a CDS encoding glycosyl hydrolase family 18 protein, producing the protein MKQLLHFTVISLFIFFSCNSLLSQEIIKKGIHELQAEEFGGSAKHQKSLGKIVSEIIPLQSKSAKALSKKVFGFLPYWEQSSGAHNNIQYNLLTHLACFDFRVQLDAAISTPPGWPWTTEINAAHAAGTKVIMTVVNFGGADGADAVAWELFTNTTKKNTFFTNVKNLIEMYNLDGVNIDFEGIASAHRGAELNTFMAALTAYIHQELPGKEVSFDGPAVNWGGWIMDDLVDSVDYLIIMAYDYTSGSSANAGPVAPLTHHTSWKRFVKRTVETGTYKVPVTNNPEKLVMAIPYYGQHWKTATNVSESATVSHVKSTRYKDTSIDASAYGGWIWNSDFEVPWYTWNDGVNWNQIWADNELSISKKYDLAIENNLGGVGIWALNYDGTRPELWELINTKFGSTANVHSYLNDIISVYPNPTNNIINISNEKNIKFAKIGVYNTLGELVKEVGLQKTAIDISNFSNGVYFLKIVDESGKQATLKILKSSL; encoded by the coding sequence ATGAAACAATTATTACATTTCACAGTAATTTCCTTATTTATCTTTTTCTCTTGTAATAGCCTTTTATCTCAAGAAATTATTAAGAAAGGAATTCATGAATTACAAGCTGAAGAGTTTGGTGGTTCTGCTAAGCATCAAAAAAGTTTAGGTAAAATTGTTTCAGAAATTATTCCTTTGCAAAGCAAAAGCGCAAAAGCATTATCAAAGAAAGTTTTTGGTTTTTTACCTTATTGGGAGCAAAGTAGTGGCGCACACAATAATATTCAATATAATTTATTAACGCATTTGGCCTGTTTTGATTTTAGAGTACAATTAGATGCAGCTATTTCTACACCTCCAGGTTGGCCCTGGACAACAGAAATTAATGCAGCACATGCAGCAGGTACAAAAGTGATAATGACTGTTGTAAATTTTGGTGGAGCAGACGGTGCAGACGCAGTAGCTTGGGAGTTGTTTACAAATACAACTAAGAAAAACACTTTTTTTACCAATGTTAAAAATTTAATTGAAATGTATAATTTAGATGGTGTTAATATCGATTTTGAAGGAATAGCAAGTGCGCACAGAGGAGCTGAGTTAAATACGTTTATGGCTGCTTTAACGGCTTATATTCATCAAGAATTACCAGGGAAAGAAGTTTCTTTTGATGGTCCTGCCGTAAATTGGGGAGGTTGGATTATGGATGATTTAGTAGATAGTGTAGATTATTTAATTATAATGGCATACGATTATACGTCTGGTTCATCTGCCAATGCAGGGCCAGTAGCTCCTTTAACACACCACACTTCTTGGAAAAGATTTGTGAAAAGAACCGTAGAAACCGGAACTTATAAAGTGCCTGTTACAAATAATCCAGAAAAGTTAGTGATGGCAATTCCGTATTATGGTCAACATTGGAAAACCGCAACAAATGTTTCTGAATCTGCAACAGTTTCGCATGTTAAATCAACCAGGTATAAAGACACTTCTATAGATGCAAGTGCTTATGGAGGTTGGATATGGAACAGTGATTTTGAGGTTCCGTGGTACACTTGGAATGATGGTGTAAATTGGAATCAGATTTGGGCAGATAATGAATTGAGTATTTCAAAAAAATACGATTTGGCAATAGAAAATAATTTAGGAGGTGTTGGTATTTGGGCTTTAAATTATGATGGAACAAGACCAGAGCTTTGGGAATTAATCAATACTAAATTTGGCTCAACGGCTAATGTTCATTCTTATTTGAATGATATTATATCTGTGTACCCTAACCCTACCAATAACATTATTAATATTTCAAATGAAAAAAATATAAAATTCGCTAAAATTGGGGTTTATAATACTTTAGGGGAATTAGTTAAAGAAGTAGGTTTGCAAAAAACAGCTATTGATATCTCTAATTTTTCAAATGGAGTCTACTTTTTAAAAATTGTTGATGAATCGGGTAAACAAGCAACATTAAAAATTTTAAAATCATCTTTATAA